One segment of Pontibacter akesuensis DNA contains the following:
- a CDS encoding DUF4249 domain-containing protein, with translation MRKTLLLLCLPLLLWNCTDVVELDLPEQEPLLVVNSLFTPDSAWTVDVSASQNALSTEPYEQVQHATVAVYQGNKLLFNMDHAGNGKYKAADVLPQAMEHYTLKVTAPGFPACEATGFAPALPAISSLRVTRASAPKDPNMPEAEVTFILTDAPNVQNYYYISAYFPDTAHTGEAYKFYLNLDMQAPFEEEFTMGALYFFSDKLIDGKATTLKLRYELPQKGTPLYLNIAQISPDYYLYAQTLARYSVDNFMTTPGPVHNNIKNGLGIFAGYNTTTYLIQY, from the coding sequence ATGAGAAAGACCCTGCTACTGCTTTGCCTGCCCCTGCTGCTCTGGAATTGCACCGACGTGGTGGAACTCGACCTGCCCGAGCAGGAGCCGCTGCTGGTGGTAAACAGCCTGTTTACGCCCGACAGCGCCTGGACTGTGGATGTCAGCGCCAGCCAGAACGCCCTCTCCACTGAGCCGTATGAGCAGGTGCAGCACGCTACGGTAGCAGTATACCAGGGCAACAAGCTTCTGTTCAACATGGACCATGCAGGAAACGGCAAGTATAAAGCGGCGGATGTGCTCCCGCAGGCGATGGAACATTATACGCTAAAAGTCACGGCTCCTGGTTTTCCGGCCTGTGAGGCTACCGGCTTTGCCCCTGCTCTGCCTGCAATAAGTTCCCTGAGAGTGACCAGGGCTTCTGCACCCAAAGACCCAAATATGCCTGAGGCAGAAGTAACCTTTATACTAACCGATGCGCCTAATGTTCAGAACTATTACTACATCAGCGCATACTTTCCGGACACGGCCCATACCGGCGAGGCGTATAAGTTTTACCTTAACCTGGACATGCAGGCTCCTTTTGAAGAGGAGTTCACCATGGGCGCGCTCTATTTCTTCAGCGACAAACTGATAGACGGTAAAGCCACTACACTGAAGCTGCGCTACGAACTACCGCAAAAAGGAACTCCCCTCTACCTGAACATCGCCCAAATCAGCCCAGACTATTACCTGTATGCTCAAACCTTAGCCAGGTATTCGGTAGATAACTTCATGACAACGCCGGGTCCGGTGCACAACAACATTAAAAACGGCTTGGGGATTTTCGCAGGTTACAATACCACCACCTACCTTATTCAATACTAA
- a CDS encoding DUF1579 family protein gives MKKSITFLLAAVLLIGAAPATQAQENNTLTTKEANQLLQRIVGNWQVNRYVSEPVSYALTEFRGNANCKKGANSEFVHETSHVRQQDGSTLTTEGFLRYAAAKNRFEFVELNKKGKEVVLMVGNWSPAYNTLVLRPVMKNGQWDKKTDPNMQCLYVFRNDGSFMKIVRTYDTGVNSYRVISQDHYASRDIAKS, from the coding sequence ATGAAAAAATCTATCACATTCCTTTTGGCAGCGGTGCTGCTGATAGGAGCAGCTCCTGCCACTCAGGCACAGGAAAACAACACTCTCACCACCAAAGAGGCAAACCAGTTGCTTCAGCGCATTGTGGGCAATTGGCAGGTAAACCGGTATGTAAGTGAGCCGGTTTCCTACGCCCTCACCGAGTTTAGGGGGAACGCCAACTGCAAGAAGGGCGCGAACTCTGAGTTTGTGCACGAAACCTCGCATGTAAGGCAACAGGACGGCAGTACCCTTACAACGGAGGGCTTCTTACGCTATGCAGCGGCTAAAAACCGCTTTGAGTTTGTGGAGCTTAACAAAAAAGGCAAAGAGGTTGTCCTGATGGTGGGCAACTGGTCGCCGGCTTATAATACGCTGGTACTGCGCCCGGTAATGAAAAACGGCCAATGGGACAAGAAAACAGACCCAAACATGCAGTGCCTGTACGTGTTCCGCAACGACGGCTCTTTCATGAAGATCGTGCGCACGTATGACACCGGAGTCAACTCCTACAGAGTAATCTCCCAAGATCATTATGCTTCCCGGGATATAGCAAAGTCGTAG
- a CDS encoding MGMT family protein, whose protein sequence is MKEKPDKRNFFEDVYQVVRLIPRGRVSSYGAIASYLGSKGSARMVGWALIAAHPFSASQIPTHRVVNRLGLLTGKQHFDVPSAMQERLEQEGVRVQNDKVVDFDQLFWDPAKELL, encoded by the coding sequence ATGAAGGAAAAACCAGACAAGAGGAATTTTTTTGAGGATGTGTACCAGGTCGTGCGGCTTATACCGAGAGGGCGTGTTTCCTCCTACGGGGCCATTGCCAGCTACCTGGGTTCCAAGGGCTCGGCGCGCATGGTAGGGTGGGCGCTGATTGCCGCGCACCCTTTCTCGGCTTCCCAGATTCCCACACACCGGGTGGTAAACAGGCTTGGCCTGCTCACGGGCAAGCAGCATTTCGATGTGCCCAGCGCCATGCAGGAGCGGCTGGAGCAGGAGGGCGTTCGTGTGCAGAACGATAAGGTGGTGGATTTTGACCAGCTGTTCTGGGACCCTGCCAAAGAGCTGCTGTAG
- a CDS encoding efflux RND transporter periplasmic adaptor subunit, whose product MNKTVKPILILIAIAVVAYLLVSKVFSGTEEQKTEAKGGGGPMAQKVAVDVFVVSPSAYQNKITSTGTVLPNEDVELRSEITGRVTNINFEEGARVKKGQLLLTVNDAEMRAQLQKLQSNQKLYSDMEARQRTLLEKEYISAQEYDQVSNQLATATADIQALKATLAKAYIRAPFDGVIGLRQVSEGSYVTASTPIARVVDISPVKIEFSVPGRYSQMVKEGDEITFTSEGSAERYKARIYAIQPNIDPTTRTMQVRALYENKDESMKPGGFVRVELPLKEMEEAILIPTEAIIPEASGQKVFLARSGKAVPTMVKIGQRSETLIQILEGIAPGDTIIRSGILQVRPGSELNIRQVTETGK is encoded by the coding sequence ATGAACAAAACCGTTAAACCCATCCTGATACTGATAGCCATTGCGGTTGTCGCCTACCTGCTTGTAAGTAAAGTATTTTCCGGGACAGAAGAGCAAAAAACTGAGGCTAAGGGCGGCGGCGGACCTATGGCGCAGAAAGTAGCCGTAGACGTGTTTGTGGTATCGCCTTCGGCGTACCAGAACAAGATCACCTCTACCGGTACGGTTTTGCCAAACGAGGATGTGGAACTCCGCAGCGAGATTACCGGCCGCGTTACCAACATCAATTTTGAGGAGGGCGCGCGCGTGAAGAAAGGCCAGCTGCTGCTAACGGTAAACGATGCTGAGATGCGTGCCCAACTGCAGAAACTGCAATCCAACCAGAAACTGTACAGCGACATGGAGGCACGCCAGCGCACCTTGCTCGAGAAGGAGTACATCAGCGCGCAGGAGTACGACCAGGTAAGCAACCAACTGGCCACCGCCACCGCCGACATACAGGCCCTGAAAGCCACGTTGGCAAAGGCATACATTCGCGCTCCTTTTGATGGCGTAATCGGTTTGCGCCAGGTAAGTGAGGGCAGCTATGTTACAGCCAGCACCCCGATTGCCCGTGTGGTGGATATAAGCCCGGTTAAAATAGAGTTTTCGGTGCCCGGCCGCTACAGCCAGATGGTGAAAGAGGGCGATGAGATTACCTTTACCTCCGAGGGCAGTGCCGAGCGATACAAGGCCAGAATTTACGCCATACAACCTAACATAGACCCCACCACCCGCACCATGCAGGTGCGCGCCCTCTACGAAAACAAAGACGAGTCCATGAAGCCGGGAGGTTTCGTGCGGGTAGAACTGCCCCTGAAGGAAATGGAAGAAGCCATACTGATTCCAACAGAAGCCATCATCCCTGAGGCCTCAGGGCAGAAAGTGTTTTTAGCCAGAAGCGGCAAGGCTGTTCCTACTATGGTGAAGATTGGCCAGCGCTCCGAAACCCTTATTCAGATTCTGGAAGGCATTGCGCCAGGAGACACCATTATCCGCTCCGGTATTTTGCAGGTGCGCCCGGGCTCTGAGCTTAACATCCGGCAAGTAACAGAAACAGGCAAGTAG
- a CDS encoding efflux RND transporter permease subunit — protein MASLSNISIKRPVLAIVMSITIMVFGFIGITYLGVREYPSVDPPIINVRTSYTGANAETIESEITEPLEESINGIAGIRTLTSSSSEGSSNITVEFNLNVDLETAANDVRDRVARAQRRLPEDAEPPTVSKADADANPIIMLGVKSETRSLLELSDIGLNVFKEQLQTIPGVSEIMIWGDKRYSMRLWMDPDKLAALQVTPLEVQNALVRQNVELPSGSIEGASTELSVRTMGRISTVEDFNNLVVRQDDTRLIRFQDIGYAQLAPENEKTVLRYNGVPMIGVVLVPQPGSNQIEIADEFYKRLEHIKKDIPEDLELIIGFDNSQYIRASISEVEETIYVALGLVVIIIFLFLRDWRSTLIPVVAIPVSLIGSFFIMYVMDFSINVLTLLAVVLAIGLVVDDAIVMLENIYARIEKGEDPRSAAKKGSSEIYFAIISTTVALAAVFMPVAFLEDTTGRLFREFGIVIAGSVIISSFVSLTLTPMMSSRILKHRERPNWFYRKTEPFFTSLTDGYRSSLESFMKVRWVAFVLVILSAGAIWWQISTLQSELTPDEDRSGLRINATGPEGASYEFMDKYMNELTALVNDSVQGIASITSLTRNSNSGFIRLRLVDPDKREKSQQQIVDELPALLNQIPGARAFASGDKGLGGGRGSGQPVQFVVQSQSMEKLREVIPPFLEAAQADPTFQFVDVNLKFNKPELRVEILREKAQSLGVSVRDIAQTMQLGLSGQRFGYFVKGGKQYQILGQVSRENRSEPLDLRSLYVKSSSGELIQLDNLIELSEESASPQVYRFNRFASATFSASLAKGKTIGDGVEAMDAIADQVLDETYQTSLTGQSRDFSESSGSLLFAFLLALGLIYLALSAQFESFRDPVIIMFTVPLALAGALVSLWYFDETMNIFSQIGMIMLVGLVTKNGILLVEFANQRKEEGLTKLDAAVDSAVSRFRPILMTSLSTILGTLPIALALGAGSESRASMGIAVVGGLIFATGLTLYVIPAVYSYFSSNRATRVEDTEEEMKPKTAVKA, from the coding sequence ATGGCAAGCTTATCCAATATTAGTATAAAACGCCCGGTACTGGCCATCGTGATGAGCATCACGATCATGGTGTTCGGGTTTATTGGCATTACGTACCTGGGCGTGCGCGAGTACCCAAGCGTAGACCCGCCGATCATCAACGTGCGGACTTCCTACACAGGCGCTAACGCCGAGACGATAGAGTCTGAGATTACCGAGCCGCTGGAGGAGTCCATTAACGGTATTGCCGGCATCAGAACCCTTACCTCCAGCAGCAGCGAGGGAAGCAGCAACATTACAGTGGAGTTTAACCTGAACGTGGACCTGGAGACAGCCGCCAACGACGTGCGCGACCGTGTGGCGCGTGCGCAGCGCCGCCTGCCCGAAGATGCCGAGCCGCCCACTGTATCGAAAGCGGATGCCGACGCCAACCCCATCATCATGCTGGGTGTTAAAAGCGAAACCCGTTCGCTGCTGGAGCTTTCCGACATCGGCCTGAATGTGTTTAAGGAGCAGCTGCAAACCATACCAGGCGTAAGTGAAATTATGATCTGGGGAGACAAGCGCTACTCCATGCGCCTCTGGATGGACCCCGACAAACTGGCTGCCCTGCAGGTAACACCCCTGGAGGTACAGAATGCCCTTGTTCGCCAGAACGTGGAACTGCCGTCGGGAAGTATTGAGGGTGCCTCCACAGAGCTTTCCGTACGCACCATGGGCCGCATCTCCACCGTGGAGGACTTTAACAACCTGGTAGTCCGGCAGGATGACACCCGCCTGATCCGCTTCCAAGACATTGGCTATGCGCAACTTGCCCCAGAAAACGAGAAAACCGTATTGCGCTACAATGGTGTGCCGATGATTGGTGTCGTGCTTGTGCCGCAGCCAGGCTCCAATCAAATCGAGATCGCGGATGAGTTCTACAAACGCCTGGAACACATTAAAAAAGACATTCCGGAAGATCTGGAGCTTATCATCGGCTTCGACAACTCTCAGTATATCAGGGCCTCTATTTCTGAGGTAGAAGAAACCATCTACGTGGCGCTGGGGCTGGTAGTAATTATCATCTTCCTGTTCCTGCGCGACTGGCGCTCCACCCTTATTCCCGTGGTGGCCATACCAGTGTCGCTCATCGGTTCCTTCTTCATCATGTACGTAATGGATTTCTCCATCAACGTGCTTACGCTGCTGGCCGTGGTGCTGGCCATTGGCCTGGTGGTGGACGATGCCATTGTGATGCTGGAGAACATTTATGCCCGGATAGAAAAAGGGGAAGACCCCAGAAGCGCCGCCAAGAAAGGCTCCTCTGAAATATATTTTGCCATTATCTCCACCACGGTTGCGCTGGCAGCCGTGTTTATGCCTGTTGCTTTCCTGGAGGATACCACCGGTCGCCTTTTCCGGGAGTTTGGCATTGTGATAGCCGGTTCGGTTATTATCTCCTCCTTTGTATCGCTTACCCTGACGCCGATGATGTCGTCGCGCATTCTGAAGCACCGGGAGCGCCCAAACTGGTTTTACAGAAAGACAGAGCCCTTCTTTACTTCCCTTACCGACGGTTACCGCAGCAGCCTTGAAAGCTTTATGAAAGTGCGCTGGGTTGCCTTTGTACTGGTTATTCTTTCGGCAGGAGCCATCTGGTGGCAGATTTCTACCCTGCAGTCGGAGCTAACGCCAGACGAGGACAGAAGCGGCCTCCGGATTAACGCCACCGGCCCTGAGGGTGCCTCTTACGAGTTCATGGACAAGTACATGAATGAGCTGACAGCCCTGGTAAACGATTCGGTGCAGGGCATTGCAAGTATAACCTCGCTAACGCGAAACTCTAACTCAGGCTTCATTCGCCTGCGCCTGGTTGACCCTGACAAGCGGGAGAAATCTCAGCAGCAAATTGTGGATGAGTTACCGGCACTCCTGAACCAGATACCCGGCGCCCGTGCTTTTGCCTCAGGCGACAAAGGCCTTGGCGGCGGTCGTGGTTCCGGGCAGCCGGTGCAGTTTGTGGTGCAGTCGCAGAGTATGGAAAAGCTGCGTGAGGTGATTCCTCCTTTCCTGGAGGCGGCGCAGGCGGACCCTACCTTCCAGTTTGTGGATGTCAATTTGAAATTTAACAAGCCGGAGCTACGCGTAGAGATCCTTCGGGAAAAAGCGCAGTCGTTGGGTGTGAGCGTGCGTGACATTGCCCAAACCATGCAGCTTGGCCTTAGCGGGCAGCGCTTCGGCTATTTTGTAAAAGGCGGCAAGCAGTACCAGATCCTGGGCCAGGTAAGCCGCGAGAACCGCAGCGAGCCATTGGACTTGCGCAGCCTGTACGTGAAGAGCAGCTCTGGAGAACTGATACAGCTGGATAACCTGATCGAGTTGTCCGAAGAAAGCGCCTCACCGCAAGTATACCGCTTCAACCGATTCGCCTCGGCTACCTTCAGTGCCTCTTTGGCCAAAGGAAAAACGATTGGCGACGGTGTGGAAGCGATGGATGCCATTGCCGACCAGGTACTGGACGAAACGTATCAAACCTCTTTGACTGGCCAATCCAGGGATTTCTCTGAAAGCTCCGGCAGCTTGCTCTTCGCTTTCCTGCTGGCCCTTGGGCTGATTTACCTGGCACTGTCAGCACAATTCGAAAGCTTCCGCGACCCTGTTATCATCATGTTTACGGTGCCACTTGCACTGGCTGGAGCACTTGTCAGCCTGTGGTACTTCGACGAAACGATGAACATCTTCAGCCAGATAGGTATGATTATGCTCGTGGGTCTGGTAACTAAAAACGGTATCCTGCTGGTAGAATTTGCCAACCAGCGGAAAGAAGAGGGCCTCACGAAGCTGGATGCCGCCGTAGACTCCGCCGTTTCGCGTTTCCGCCCGATCCTGATGACGTCGCTCTCCACCATACTTGGCACGCTGCCGATTGCCCTCGCCTTGGGTGCAGGTTCTGAGAGCCGCGCTTCCATGGGTATCGCTGTGGTGGGCGGCTTGATTTTCGCCACAGGCCTGACGTTGTATGTTATTCCGGCTGTATACTCTTACTTCTCATCAAACAGGGCTACCCGCGTGGAGGACACAGAGGAGGAAATGAAACCAAAAACCGCCGTGAAGGCATAA
- a CDS encoding TolC family protein: protein MFKFKKAAILVFSVVLLLPHLAQSQDLLTLEEAIRIALQHNYDIRIADTQDEIASNNATRGNAGFYPTITGRAGRDFSDNKTRNQFENEPAREIDNLRNNSTNASVQLAWTVFDGGRMFIAHNRLLALEKSGQLLTKATVENTVADISDAYYEVVRQARLIDALEEAIEISQQRVTITQEQVNVGVSAKVEVLRAQVDLNADQSELLRQQEALQNAKINLNQLLGRNPTIGFVSTDTIIVDKQLEYQVANANLIEANPSLQRLQLERDIAQFDLRAARALRLPTIGVTGGYGYNQSLQDPVIFGNTVGTNESQRQGFNYGLSLSLPIFNGFNINRQVQNSRIGIETTQLQYAQEQNRLESELARAYSQYTNRLKLLALEEANLKLADENANIALERYRLGLLTAIELREAQRNQLIATNRLINIQYEAKAAEVEIKRLTSELLQ from the coding sequence ATGTTTAAGTTTAAGAAAGCCGCTATACTTGTTTTTTCTGTTGTACTGCTGTTGCCTCACCTGGCCCAGAGCCAGGACCTGTTAACCCTGGAGGAGGCCATTCGCATCGCATTACAGCACAATTATGATATCCGTATTGCCGACACTCAGGACGAGATAGCCTCTAATAACGCGACCCGCGGCAATGCCGGTTTTTACCCAACCATTACCGGCAGGGCTGGCCGTGATTTCTCCGACAATAAAACACGCAACCAGTTTGAGAATGAGCCAGCGCGCGAAATCGACAACCTGAGAAACAACAGCACAAACGCCAGTGTGCAGTTGGCCTGGACGGTGTTTGACGGAGGACGGATGTTTATTGCCCATAACAGGCTGCTGGCGCTCGAGAAGTCTGGACAGCTTTTGACAAAGGCCACCGTGGAGAACACCGTGGCAGACATCTCAGATGCCTACTACGAAGTAGTGCGACAGGCGCGCCTGATTGATGCACTGGAGGAAGCCATTGAAATATCGCAGCAGCGTGTAACCATTACGCAGGAGCAGGTAAACGTGGGTGTGAGCGCAAAAGTGGAAGTGCTGAGGGCCCAGGTTGATTTAAACGCCGACCAATCGGAGCTGCTGCGACAGCAGGAAGCGCTGCAGAACGCCAAGATAAACCTGAACCAGCTTCTCGGACGAAACCCAACCATCGGCTTTGTATCCACCGATACCATTATAGTAGACAAGCAACTGGAGTACCAGGTGGCAAATGCAAACCTGATTGAGGCAAACCCGAGCTTGCAGCGCCTGCAACTCGAGCGCGACATTGCTCAGTTCGATTTACGGGCTGCCCGTGCGCTGCGCCTGCCTACGATTGGGGTTACAGGCGGTTATGGCTACAACCAGTCGTTGCAGGACCCTGTAATTTTTGGTAACACCGTGGGAACAAACGAGAGCCAGCGCCAAGGCTTTAACTACGGCCTTTCCTTGTCGCTGCCCATCTTTAACGGCTTTAACATCAACCGCCAGGTGCAGAACTCACGCATCGGCATCGAAACAACACAGCTGCAGTATGCGCAGGAGCAGAACAGGCTGGAGTCGGAGCTGGCACGTGCCTACAGCCAGTATACCAACCGCCTAAAGCTGCTGGCGCTGGAAGAAGCCAACCTGAAGCTGGCCGACGAGAACGCCAACATCGCGCTGGAGCGCTACCGCCTGGGTTTGCTTACTGCCATCGAACTGCGTGAGGCCCAGCGAAACCAACTCATCGCCACCAATCGCCTGATCAACATCCAGTACGAGGCGAAAGCCGCCGAGGTAGAGATTAAACGCCTGACCAGCGAACTGCTGCAGTAA
- a CDS encoding MgtC/SapB family protein translates to MELALFQILGISLGLGLLVGLQRQHDQSELAGIRTFPIITMFGTICALLAQNFGGWIIAMGLVSLAGLVVVANLMKLRQPPFDVGLTTEAAALLMFAVGAYLVPGSSTVAVAVGVLVAVLLHLKEYLHRIVSKIGSKDLKGIMQLAVISLVILPILPNETYGPYGVLNPHNIWLMVVLITGIGLLGYFAYKVLGQKAGTLLGGVLGGLISSTATTVSYARRTKSSHTGSTLAAIVIFIASAVSFIRIITEVAVVAPETLATVAPPLAAVLLLMLVLGGGLYFFKDDGESQMPEQGNPAQLKTAFVFGAIYAMVILATAFARDQLGSSGLYIVAVISGLTDVDAITLSTSRLMTTGDLTHSSGWRVILVAALSNLAFKAGLAGVLGSRSVFGKVALLFGIVIAGGLLVLWLWHDHFQLPLGMFGSGE, encoded by the coding sequence ATGGAGCTAGCGCTTTTCCAGATTTTAGGTATTTCCCTGGGCCTTGGCCTGCTGGTTGGGCTGCAGCGGCAGCACGACCAGTCAGAACTGGCGGGCATACGCACGTTCCCGATCATCACCATGTTCGGCACCATCTGCGCGTTGCTGGCCCAGAACTTTGGCGGATGGATTATTGCCATGGGCCTGGTGAGCCTGGCCGGATTGGTGGTTGTGGCCAACCTCATGAAGCTCAGGCAGCCGCCGTTTGACGTTGGCCTGACCACAGAGGCTGCCGCCCTGCTGATGTTTGCAGTAGGTGCCTACCTGGTGCCCGGCAGCAGTACCGTGGCAGTGGCTGTGGGCGTTTTAGTGGCCGTTCTCCTGCACCTGAAGGAGTACCTGCACCGCATCGTCTCCAAAATAGGGAGCAAAGACCTGAAGGGCATCATGCAGCTGGCGGTCATCTCGCTGGTCATCCTTCCTATACTTCCAAACGAAACCTACGGACCTTACGGCGTCTTAAACCCGCACAACATCTGGCTCATGGTGGTGCTGATCACGGGTATAGGCCTGCTCGGGTACTTTGCCTACAAAGTACTGGGGCAGAAAGCCGGGACGCTGCTAGGAGGTGTGCTGGGTGGCCTTATTTCAAGTACAGCCACTACCGTGAGCTACGCCCGCCGCACGAAATCCTCCCACACCGGTAGCACCCTTGCGGCGATCGTAATCTTCATCGCCTCGGCTGTCTCGTTTATTCGCATAATTACTGAGGTGGCCGTGGTGGCTCCGGAAACGCTTGCTACTGTGGCGCCGCCCCTGGCTGCCGTGTTGCTGCTGATGCTGGTTTTAGGAGGTGGCCTATACTTCTTTAAAGACGACGGTGAAAGCCAGATGCCCGAGCAGGGCAACCCGGCGCAGCTGAAGACGGCCTTTGTTTTCGGGGCAATTTACGCCATGGTTATACTTGCCACGGCCTTTGCGCGGGACCAGCTGGGCAGCAGTGGCCTGTACATTGTGGCTGTTATCTCAGGCTTAACGGATGTAGATGCCATTACGCTGTCCACTTCCCGCCTGATGACCACCGGTGATCTGACACATAGCAGCGGCTGGCGCGTTATCCTGGTTGCAGCGCTTTCTAACCTGGCTTTCAAAGCGGGGCTGGCAGGTGTACTTGGAAGCCGCTCTGTTTTCGGAAAGGTTGCCCTACTCTTCGGTATCGTAATAGCTGGCGGCCTCCTCGTGTTGTGGCTGTGGCATGACCATTTTCAGCTCCCTCTAGGCATGTTTGGGAGTGGGGAATAA
- a CDS encoding glycoside hydrolase family 43 protein produces the protein MIMKTPLKQTAFTLLVASLLAGGCQSSNSEVETDNTEATAEQTSQISEPLVTEIFTADPSAHVFNGKIYVYPSHDIDAKVPEKDDGSHFAMTDYRVLSMDSVGGEVTLHDVALDIKDVPWAGRQMWAPDAAEKDGKYYLFFPAKDKQDIFRIGVATSDSPTGPFKAQPEPITGSYSIDPAVFKDDNGDYYMYFGGIWGGQLQRWSSGKYKATDEYPADDQPALMPKVAKLSGDLMSFDGGVKDVQILDKDGKPLLTGDNDRRFFEAAWVHKYNGKYYFSYSTGDTHNIAYATGDSPMGPFTYQGVILKPVLGWTNHHSIVEHNGKWYLFFHDSSLSGGKTHLRSVKVTELKHNPDGSIETIDAMVTPEEQKKS, from the coding sequence ATGATAATGAAAACCCCTCTTAAACAAACAGCATTTACCCTGCTGGTTGCATCTCTGCTGGCAGGTGGTTGCCAAAGCTCCAATTCGGAAGTGGAAACCGATAATACGGAAGCGACAGCGGAGCAGACTTCTCAGATATCAGAGCCCTTGGTAACAGAGATTTTTACGGCCGACCCGTCCGCACACGTGTTTAACGGCAAGATCTATGTGTACCCGTCGCACGACATTGATGCGAAGGTTCCTGAGAAAGATGACGGCTCACATTTCGCCATGACGGATTACCGCGTGCTGTCGATGGATAGTGTGGGAGGAGAGGTAACTCTGCACGATGTGGCATTGGATATTAAGGATGTGCCTTGGGCCGGAAGACAGATGTGGGCACCTGATGCCGCAGAAAAAGACGGTAAATATTATTTGTTCTTCCCGGCTAAAGATAAGCAGGACATCTTCCGCATTGGTGTAGCCACCAGCGATTCCCCAACAGGGCCTTTTAAGGCGCAGCCTGAGCCGATCACGGGCAGCTACAGCATTGACCCTGCCGTGTTTAAAGACGATAACGGGGATTATTACATGTACTTCGGCGGTATCTGGGGTGGCCAGCTGCAGCGCTGGAGCAGCGGGAAGTATAAGGCGACGGATGAATATCCGGCAGATGACCAGCCAGCATTAATGCCGAAGGTAGCGAAGCTGAGCGGAGACTTAATGAGCTTTGATGGTGGCGTAAAGGATGTGCAGATTCTGGACAAGGACGGAAAGCCATTGCTGACAGGCGACAACGACAGACGCTTTTTTGAGGCTGCCTGGGTGCACAAGTATAACGGCAAGTACTACTTCTCTTACTCTACCGGCGACACGCACAACATTGCCTATGCCACCGGAGACAGCCCGATGGGACCCTTCACTTACCAGGGCGTAATCCTGAAGCCTGTACTTGGCTGGACCAACCATCACTCCATTGTAGAGCATAACGGCAAATGGTACCTGTTCTTCCACGACAGTTCGCTATCAGGCGGTAAAACCCACCTGCGAAGCGTGAAAGTGACGGAACTGAAGCACAACCCGGATGGCTCTATTGAAACCATCGATGCAATGGTAACGCCTGAAGAGCAGAAGAAAAGTTAA